One region of Blastocatellia bacterium genomic DNA includes:
- the ahcY gene encoding adenosylhomocysteinase: MDFEIKDIALAEQGRLRIDWAERDMRVLQLIRERFRTEKPLEGIRLVACVHVTTETANLVRCLKAGGAHTVIIASNPLSTQDDVAASLVRDEGVSVYAIKGEDTATYRKHVRVALDYEPQVIIDDGCDVVATLVKERPDQCSKIIGTTEETTTGVTRLKAIFNAGKLVFPAIAVNDSLTKHLFDNRYGTGQSTLDGILRATNLLIAGRTFVVVGYGMCGRGIAMRARGMGADVIVTEVNPIRAVEAVMDGFRVMPMLEAASVGDVFVTVTGNQNVIDVPHFQKMKDGAILCNAGHFDVEINLHGLREISSEQTTLRPFVEEYRVGNRRLIVLGQGRLINLAAAEGHPASVMDMSFANQALAVEYLVKNHGKLQPGIHVLPYEIDVEIATLKLKSMGVSIDVMSQSQYEYSKSWESGT; the protein is encoded by the coding sequence ATGGATTTTGAGATTAAAGACATTGCATTAGCTGAGCAAGGACGTTTAAGAATTGATTGGGCTGAGCGGGACATGAGAGTTCTCCAGCTAATCAGAGAGAGATTCAGGACGGAAAAGCCTTTGGAAGGTATTCGACTTGTTGCCTGTGTTCATGTAACAACTGAGACGGCGAATCTTGTCAGATGCTTAAAGGCTGGTGGGGCACATACGGTCATTATTGCTTCAAATCCGTTAAGTACTCAGGATGATGTAGCGGCCTCTTTGGTCAGAGACGAGGGAGTTTCGGTTTATGCCATTAAGGGTGAGGACACAGCGACATACCGCAAACACGTCCGAGTAGCACTCGATTATGAGCCGCAAGTTATTATTGATGATGGTTGCGATGTTGTTGCCACGTTAGTCAAAGAGCGGCCAGACCAGTGTAGTAAAATTATTGGGACAACTGAAGAGACAACAACTGGTGTGACTCGCTTAAAAGCTATCTTCAACGCTGGGAAACTTGTATTTCCGGCAATAGCCGTCAATGATTCTCTTACGAAGCACCTTTTTGATAATCGTTACGGGACAGGGCAAAGTACGCTTGATGGGATTCTAAGAGCTACGAATTTGTTAATTGCTGGAAGAACGTTTGTTGTCGTCGGCTATGGGATGTGTGGTCGCGGGATTGCTATGAGAGCACGAGGAATGGGAGCTGACGTCATCGTAACCGAAGTGAACCCAATTCGTGCAGTTGAAGCCGTAATGGATGGTTTTAGAGTTATGCCTATGCTTGAGGCAGCTTCTGTCGGTGACGTTTTTGTGACTGTAACTGGGAACCAAAATGTGATTGACGTTCCTCACTTTCAAAAGATGAAAGATGGAGCCATTTTATGTAATGCAGGTCATTTTGACGTAGAGATCAACTTACATGGATTGCGAGAGATTTCAAGTGAGCAAACCACCTTACGTCCGTTTGTAGAAGAGTACAGGGTTGGTAATCGTCGTTTAATTGTCTTAGGTCAAGGACGGCTTATTAATTTAGCCGCAGCAGAAGGCCACCCAGCCTCGGTAATGGACATGAGCTTTGCTAACCAGGCCTTGGCTGTTGAGTATTTAGTGAAAAATCATGGAAAGTTGCAACCGGGAATCCATGTTTTACCTTATGAGATTGATGTTGAGATAGCGACATTGAAACTGAAGAGTATGGGGGTTTCTATTGATGTGATGTCACAATCGCAGTATGAGTATTCGAAGAGCTGGGAGAGTGGAACTTAA
- a CDS encoding alpha-ketoacid dehydrogenase subunit beta, giving the protein MPHITYLQAIQATILEEMKKKPQIILLGQDIKTYGGAFKLTDNLAKHLTPNQIIDSPISETGMIGTAIGAAITGLHPIVEIQFADFLSCSFNQITNLLAKFYFRTSKTLPIVIRAPAGGGLGLGPFHSQNPEPYYLPSAGIKIVCPSTVGDAISLLKAALHDGGPVILIEYKKLYRNLKDEVHPDESYQEDMLGKACIRRAGSDITLITFGQLCNSALEAAEQLYSEQGISLEVIDLRSLVPLDIITITNSVKKTGKAIVVHESPESGGIGGEICARINECVFEFLDGPLLRIGAKNCPIPYNPELEKLVLPSVSEICKAAVWLARY; this is encoded by the coding sequence ATGCCCCACATCACATACCTACAAGCAATCCAAGCAACGATACTAGAAGAAATGAAAAAAAAACCACAAATCATCCTCCTAGGACAAGACATAAAAACATACGGAGGTGCATTCAAACTCACCGACAACCTCGCCAAGCACCTAACCCCCAACCAAATCATTGACAGTCCCATCTCCGAAACAGGTATGATAGGTACGGCCATCGGTGCAGCCATCACCGGACTACACCCAATTGTCGAAATCCAATTTGCTGACTTTTTGTCATGTTCCTTTAATCAAATCACAAACTTGCTAGCAAAGTTTTACTTTAGAACCTCTAAAACTTTGCCAATAGTTATCAGAGCTCCTGCTGGCGGTGGACTAGGCCTGGGCCCATTCCACTCACAAAACCCGGAGCCATACTATCTACCGTCCGCAGGCATTAAAATCGTTTGCCCCTCAACAGTTGGAGATGCCATTTCACTACTGAAGGCTGCGTTACATGATGGGGGACCAGTCATTCTCATTGAATACAAAAAACTTTACAGGAACCTCAAAGACGAAGTACATCCTGACGAGAGTTACCAGGAAGATATGCTCGGCAAAGCGTGCATTAGGCGTGCTGGTTCCGATATTACTTTGATTACATTCGGGCAGCTATGTAATTCTGCGCTCGAAGCTGCTGAACAACTATATTCTGAACAAGGAATTTCACTAGAAGTGATAGACTTACGCTCATTGGTTCCTTTGGATATCATCACAATCACGAACTCAGTAAAAAAGACCGGGAAAGCTATCGTAGTGCATGAATCTCCCGAATCAGGTGGAATAGGGGGAGAGATATGTGCCAGAATTAACGAGTGCGTTTTTGAGTTCCTGGATGGGCCTTTACTCAGAATAGGCGCGAAAAATTGCCCAATACCATATAATCCTGAGTTGGAAAAACTTGTGCTACCCTCGGTCTCAGAAATATGCAAAGCGGCCGTATGGTTAGCAAGATATTGA
- a CDS encoding LptF/LptG family permease: protein MSYKRSWFRYKKTFWYVVKEVLPYFVLSLLFTTSIVTINELAQFSELFVKRNVPLGLTGTLLVSVIINVLVITIPLSLLIGIMIAFARLSSDNEIISLMATGISQVNLLIPLTTVSFGALLITGFLTFQGIPYATKTILAIQAQLALHEARTRVKSRIFDTRFENCMLYIEDVNRINDQWLGILISMESNTDQILITGQKGVLETQDENRSVLHVFNGSIHRLEQATNQKYTYHTENFSSYHVRIDSTQKNTALDKLRENSSKSIKAASIGSLLNYNNENKKLYLKAKVELHKRLLLPLSCLLFTPFALLLGLSRSGLTPAKGAIIAVLLASVYYFLLFIGEKLTLSETLPPFPAMWIGTIVLIASGVLAFNWKHLIITRRNGFGITKALSFFNTFAIGSVVTTRTSVSDREKQKQKRGIIPGPPFDKYLISHFFVFYFLASAFLLSIYLTFTLFELSPDLVENNIHPAFLLRYLLLLIPQVLTQITAPCVLVASLITTSIIVRTNQVLALVTSGISVYRITLPLFVGAALLLLMTFFTQAYVIPKTGPYQDNLRFYIKKGRFPTLVERSLLPQSRNWIYAGKNEIYHFSFFDQRTQSLRNLLVLEIEDRSNMVIKKRINAEVAKWNENAARWLLSNAVVWEFSNSQVTRETHYEQAVFDLSISPDFLLKELPKPEFLTFNQLRSLTDNIQQGGYDVTEMRIALHRYIALPFSCVVMMLIGTSFGFTVGPRGVLVSAGSGVLLGVAFWLGLELFEKFGKYDYMPPSLSAWGMNIILGAIGIYGLFHTRT, encoded by the coding sequence GTGTCGTACAAGCGTTCATGGTTTAGATATAAAAAAACTTTTTGGTATGTTGTAAAAGAGGTACTTCCCTACTTCGTTTTATCGCTGCTTTTCACGACCTCGATCGTAACGATCAATGAACTAGCCCAATTCTCAGAGCTTTTTGTGAAAAGAAATGTTCCGTTAGGCTTAACAGGAACACTCTTAGTCAGTGTCATAATCAACGTGTTGGTCATCACAATCCCTCTTTCGCTGTTAATCGGTATAATGATCGCCTTTGCCAGGTTGTCGTCAGATAACGAAATCATAAGCCTAATGGCAACAGGCATCAGTCAAGTTAATTTGCTCATCCCACTAACCACAGTTTCGTTTGGAGCACTGCTGATAACAGGTTTTCTCACATTTCAAGGCATCCCATATGCAACTAAAACAATCCTTGCGATTCAGGCTCAGCTCGCACTTCATGAAGCAAGAACACGGGTAAAGTCAAGAATCTTCGACACACGTTTCGAAAACTGCATGCTTTATATCGAAGATGTCAACCGAATCAATGATCAATGGCTTGGTATCTTGATCTCGATGGAATCCAACACCGACCAAATTCTAATAACAGGCCAAAAAGGCGTTTTGGAAACTCAAGATGAAAACAGATCAGTACTTCATGTTTTCAACGGCTCTATACACCGACTGGAACAGGCAACGAACCAAAAATACACTTATCACACAGAGAATTTTTCGTCTTATCATGTACGAATTGATTCAACACAAAAAAACACAGCTCTGGACAAGCTCCGTGAAAATTCATCAAAGTCAATAAAAGCTGCTTCAATAGGAAGCTTGCTGAACTATAATAATGAGAACAAAAAACTGTATCTTAAGGCAAAAGTCGAACTTCATAAAAGATTACTGCTTCCCTTATCGTGCTTACTGTTTACCCCTTTTGCGCTCCTACTCGGATTATCCCGTTCAGGGCTGACTCCTGCTAAGGGGGCTATTATTGCTGTCTTACTTGCATCGGTTTACTACTTTCTGCTCTTTATTGGCGAAAAACTGACATTGTCAGAGACACTTCCACCATTCCCCGCAATGTGGATAGGAACTATTGTTTTGATAGCTAGTGGCGTCCTAGCCTTTAATTGGAAACATCTCATTATTACCCGCCGCAATGGATTCGGAATAACCAAGGCATTGTCCTTTTTTAACACCTTTGCTATAGGTTCTGTCGTTACCACAAGAACTTCTGTCTCTGATAGGGAGAAGCAAAAACAAAAACGTGGTATCATCCCAGGTCCACCATTCGATAAATATCTTATTTCTCACTTTTTTGTTTTCTATTTCCTCGCCAGCGCATTCCTGCTTTCGATTTACTTGACGTTTACTCTCTTTGAGCTGTCCCCTGATCTTGTAGAAAACAACATCCATCCTGCTTTCCTACTCCGTTACCTTCTACTGCTAATCCCTCAAGTCCTAACTCAAATCACAGCGCCATGCGTGCTGGTAGCATCCCTGATAACTACCAGTATTATTGTGCGTACCAACCAGGTCCTTGCTCTGGTAACGAGTGGCATAAGCGTTTATAGGATCACATTGCCTCTTTTCGTTGGCGCGGCACTTTTACTACTGATGACATTCTTCACCCAAGCATACGTCATCCCCAAAACGGGCCCTTATCAAGACAACTTGCGGTTTTATATCAAAAAGGGGCGCTTTCCAACCCTCGTAGAACGGTCACTACTGCCCCAATCGAGAAATTGGATATACGCGGGCAAAAACGAGATTTACCACTTTTCCTTTTTTGATCAACGGACGCAAAGTTTACGCAATTTGCTCGTTCTTGAAATTGAAGACCGATCCAATATGGTCATAAAAAAAAGAATCAATGCTGAAGTTGCAAAGTGGAACGAAAACGCTGCCCGATGGTTATTGAGCAACGCGGTCGTCTGGGAGTTCTCCAATAGCCAAGTTACTCGCGAGACCCACTACGAACAGGCTGTTTTTGATCTTTCAATATCACCAGACTTTCTTTTGAAGGAACTACCCAAACCTGAATTCTTGACGTTCAACCAGCTAAGGTCGCTAACGGATAATATTCAGCAGGGTGGCTACGATGTTACCGAGATGCGTATTGCGCTTCATCGGTACATCGCACTACCTTTCTCCTGCGTGGTCATGATGTTGATAGGAACTTCCTTTGGTTTTACTGTGGGTCCCAGGGGCGTCCTGGTAAGCGCAGGCTCGGGAGTATTATTGGGTGTAGCGTTTTGGCTCGGGCTGGAATTATTCGAAAAATTTGGCAAGTATGACTATATGCCCCCTAGTCTCTCGGCTTGGGGGATGAACATCATCCTAGGAGCGATTGGAATTTACGGACTATTTCACACGCGCACCTAG